From a region of the Streptomyces caniferus genome:
- a CDS encoding VOC family protein: MEAPLSFIHHLGVFASDFEVSEAFYTAALGPLGITIGYRADGVAEYWDPERDTPSLSLERAEEAAAVTRGVHIAFAAGSRDAVDRFHAAASAAGGSSRHAPRPWKEYRAYCAFVSDPDGNNIEAVHKEIS; this comes from the coding sequence ATGGAAGCACCGTTGTCCTTCATCCATCACCTTGGTGTGTTCGCCTCGGATTTCGAGGTGAGTGAGGCCTTCTACACTGCCGCGCTGGGCCCGCTGGGGATCACCATCGGGTACCGGGCGGACGGCGTCGCCGAGTACTGGGATCCGGAACGTGACACGCCCTCCCTGTCCCTGGAGCGTGCGGAGGAGGCGGCCGCCGTCACTCGGGGTGTCCACATCGCTTTCGCGGCAGGCAGCCGGGACGCGGTGGACCGCTTTCATGCGGCCGCGTCGGCAGCCGGTGGCTCCTCGCGACACGCTCCGAGGCCATGGAAGGAGTACCGCGCCTACTGCGCTTTCGTCAGCGACCCGGACGGCAACAACATCGAAGCCGTCCACAAGGAGATTTCCTGA